In Brachybacterium fresconis, the genomic stretch CGCCGCGGAGTACGTCGACGTGTTCTCCCTGATGTACTCCACGGTGGAGGAGACCGAGCAGATCGGCAGGCGGGAGCTGTCCCCCGAGTACCAGGACAAGCTCACCGCCATGCTGCGCAGCTTCGCGCTCGACGTGCCGGAGGGTCACTTCGCCGATCCGCCCGCGCTGACCAAGCCCTTCGTGTGGATCGAGTACGCCCACGCCATGGGCAACGGCGCCGGCTCCCTGGAGGAGTACATGGAGCTCACGGAGCAGTACCCGGCGCTGCACGGCGGCTTCATCTGGGAGTGGATCGACCACGGCCTGGAGACCACCGACGCCGAGGGCAACCGCATCTACGGCTACGGCGGGGACTTCGGCGAGCGCCTGCACGATTCGAACTTCGTCGCCGACGGACTGGTGCTGCCCGATCGCACCCCGTCCCCGGCGCTGCTGGATGCCAAGCACCACTACTCCCCCGTCGGGCTCGAGGTCTCCCCCACCAGCGTGCGGATCACCAACCGCTACGCCTTCTCGGATCTGACCGGTCTGCGCGGCGAGGTGTCCGGGGACGCCCAGGAGAGCTGGCAGGAGCTCGAGCTGCCCGCTCTCGCGCCCGGCGAGGTCGCCGAGGTGGCGCTGCCGATGCACGACGGACCGACCACCACGGTGCGGCTGCGGACCCGCGAGGCCCAGGGCCCGGTCCCCGCCGGCCACCTGGTCGTCGCCGCGGACCACGTGGACGCCGAACGCCTGCGTTCCGCCACCGCCCCGTCGGCCGGTGCCGCCCTCGTCCCGCAGCGCCTCGAGGACGGCAGCTGGACCCTCGGCCCGGCCCGCCTCGACGACCTGGGTCGCCTGGTCGGGCTGGGCGAGCTGGATCTCGAGCAGGCCGGGGTGGATCTGTATCGCGCCCCGGTCGACAACGAGCGCGCCCGCACCCGCAACCCGCTCGAGGCGCGCTGGAAGCGGATCGGGCTCGACGTGGCCCGGCGCCGCCTGGTGGAGATCGGCGCCGACGGAGACGCCCTGGTGGTCCGCACCCGGATCGGCCTGGACGGATCGGCGCTCGGCGCGGACGTCACCGAACGCTTCCGCGGGGACGCTGCCGGGGTGGAGGTCCAGGTGACGGTGACCCCGTCGGCCTTCTGGCCCGAGGACCTGCCGCTGCCGCGGATCGGGTGGACCCTCGCCCTGCCCTCGCGGCCGGACCAGGTGGAGTACGCCGGGTACGGGCCGCACGAGTCCTACCCCGACACCGGCGGCGGCACCACCTTCGCCACCTGGCGCTCCTCTCTCGCCGATCTGCAGGTTCCCTACGTGTTCCCGCAGGAGAACGGCAACCGGGCGGGCATGGTCCGTGCGCAGCTGACCGGCGGCTCCGGACCCTCGCTGGGGCTGCGAGCGCCGGCCGGGCTGGGCCTGGCGGTGCGCCCCTGGTCCACCGCCGAGCTCGACGCCCGGGCGCACGACGGGGCCCTGCGCCCCGACGGCCGCACCTGGGTGACGCTCTCCGCGGCGCTGCACGGCGTGGGCTCGGCGGCCTGCGGTCCGCTGCCGCTGCCGCAGTACGTCCTCCCCGCCCGCGAGGAGACCTTCTCCTTCCGCCTGGAGGCTGCGACCCTCTGAGGTCGCACTCCCCCGCCGCGCGGCATTCCGGGTCGGTACGCTGGTCCGGGGTGCCGCACGGCGCCGATCCGCAGCACGGGGGAGACGACGGATGACGCAGGGGAAGGGGCCGCACGAGGAGCCACCGGCCTGGTCACGGACCACCGCGGCCCGCACGGGGCCCGGGCCGACGGATGGCGGCTTCGCGTTCGCCCCGGTCGACACGCGACGCTCCTCCACGATGGTGACGCTGACCACGTGGATGCTGATCACCGTGATCATCGTGATCGTGGTGCGTCTGCTGGACGCGGCGATCGGCGTCGCCGCCGCGATCGCTGCCCCGGCGATGATCAGCAGCGGCACGTTCGACGACGGGGTGGTCCTCGTCGCCGGCGGCGCCATCATGAACCTCCTGTTCCAAACGGTCAACGGGCTGCTGTCCGGGGCTCTGCTGGTGCTCGCGATCTGGACCACCGTCAAGGCTGCGGGCCGTGGCCGTATCGGGGCGATCATCCTCGTCGTCGCGCTGGTGCTCTCGCCGCTGCTGTACCTGATCGGCTCCGTGATCTCCACCCTCGTCACGGGCGATGCCGGAGACCCCGCGTTCTACGGCGACTCGTCCCTCGCCCATGCGATCTTCGAGGTGCTCCGCACCCTCCTCGTCGTCGCCGCGCTGATCGTCGGCGCCGTGATGGTACGTCGGTGGGCGACAGCCCAGGGGTGAGCGGACGATCGCTCGGCCACGGCCAGGACCCCACCCGAGGTGCGGCACGTCGGACCGGTAGCCTGGTCCGGGGTGCCGCGCGGCACCTCGCGACGCAGGGCAGAGGGAGACTCATGACGCAGGGGTACGGACCGCACGACGGACAGCAGGGGCAGTGGGGCCAGGGCGACCCGAACGCGCAGCCCCCGTGGGGCCAGAGCCCGCAGGACGAACAGCCCGCGGCGCCGCAGTGGGGCGCCAGCCCGCAGCAGAGCGCACCACAGCCGCAGTCCCCCTCGCAGTGGGGACAGGCCAGCCCGGCCCCCGCCTCGCCGTGGGGCCAGTCCTCCCCGGCACCGGGCGCCGGCTACCCCGGTGATCCAGCGGCGGGGGCTTTCTCCTCGCCTCCGGTGAGCCCCGTCTCGCGGAAGACGGCGGCCGCCGGCCTGGTGAAGTGGATGTTCATCGGCGCGATCGCCGTCGTGGCGCTCCGCGGCGTCTACCTGTTGAGCAATGTCATCGTCTCGGTCTTCATCGTCGGTCTCGCCGATTCGGTCACCGATCCGGATGCCCTCGCTGCGACGGCCGGGATCAGCATGCTCGCGCTCCTGCTCTTCCTGGGACTGGTCACCCTCGTATCTCTGGCACTGCTCGTCCTCGCGATCATCGCGGCCGTGAAAGCGGCGGGCCGAGGCCGAGTCGGAGCGATCGTCGTCGGGTCGACGGTCGTGCTCTCCTTCGCGATCTACCTGGTCGCCCGCGTCATCGGTCTGATCGCCCAGAACGGCGCGCAGTTCGACAGTGACGCCCTCATGACCATCGCCATCATCGAATACGTCGTGATGGCCCTGCACTGGCTCGTCGTCTCAGCGGCACTCATCGTCGGATCCACCATGGCTCGCCGGTGGGTCAAACAGGCCGACTGACCGGACCGTCGATCAGCCCAGCAGCAGGGTCTGCTCGCCGACGGTGACCAGCGCTCGACCGTTCCCGGCCCCGTGGACGGACCGCACCGGATCGGTCACGACGGCATCGGCGGTGACCGTGCCGGTGGTGGCGTCGACGACGCGCAGTCGCTGTGCGCCGCGCGGCTGCAGGGAGCGGGTGCGCTCGGTGGGGTCGAGCACCACGGCGGTATCGCTCTCGAGGGTCCCGTGGACCGGGGCCTCGGGGGCCGACAGCGGCAGCGTCCAGATGTTCGTGCCGTCGGCGGTGTCGTAGGCGACCAGCTGTCCGGAGGTGTTGGCCCGAACCATCCGGGCCCCGTCGATCCCGAGCCGGACGGTGGCCTCGACGGCCTCGTCCAGCGCCCCCGCCCCGGGCTCGGTCCACGCCGCGCGGTGCTCGGACGCGACGATCTCGCCGCTGATCCCGGTGTCCTCCTCGGTGCCGGTGGCGAGCACCCGGCCGTGGTCGATGTGCACGGCCCACTGCCCGGCCGGCGACGGTTCGGAGGTCCACAGCACCTCCCCGCGGACGTGGGCGGTGGCGGTGAGGGCCCCGTCGGGGGCGGAGCAGACGGTGACCACGACGGGGGCGTCGGTGCGCGGGGTCGGACCGTTCACGCTCACACGGCAGGGCTGATCCGGGTCGGCCAGCACGCGGCCGACGGGGAATCCGGTCGCGGCGTCGAGCTGGATCCATCCTTGGGCGGGATCGAAGTGCAGCGGGACCGCGGGCAGCACGCCGGTGGCGCGCACGGCGTCGAGCAGGCCCGGGGCCGCATCCGGTCGGGCAGCCACCTCGACGCCGGCGGGGTCGATGCCCCGGGCTTCGTGGGTCCCGGGGGCGGAGAGCGTCCATCGCGGCTGGTCGCCGGCGGTGAGGTCGTAGCCGCTGAGGGTGCACGCTTCGGCGTCGGTCTCCTCGCACTCGCGCACGACCAGCAGGTCCTCGCTCAGGGCGAGCGGGATCCCCGTGACGGCGGCGATCTCCTCCGGGCCGGATCCGGTGCGGCCCGAGCCGGTGAGGTCGGAGACGACGGTCCGCCCGCCGGTCACCTCGATGAGCCGGGTGCCGTCGGCGGAGAGGGCGAGCACGTCCGCCGCGCTCGCGTCGACCTCGTGCACGGTGCCCCGGTGCAGCAGCTGGGCGGTGCCGTCGCCGCGGCGCACGAGCACCGGGGCGTCGGCGGCGGGCACGGAGTGGACCGTGTCCCCCTCGGCGAGCGCCGGGATGCTCGCCGAGGCGGCCTCCCCGAGCGGCGGGACGCGGGTGGCCATCACGGCGGGGACGGTCAGGGCCAGGGCGAGGGCGAGCGCGAGTGCGCCCGCGAGCAGGCGGCGCGATCCTCGGCGCCCGCGCGCGCCGAGCAGCACCAGCAGCACCGGACCCGCTCCGGCG encodes the following:
- a CDS encoding glycoside hydrolase family 2 TIM barrel-domain containing protein, with the translated sequence MSTPLPPADPTVRWWEELPAGRNRLRGRAHLHSDAPELSLDGTWQFRYGTRADGSDLGESAEIEVPGLWQLQGYGAPQYTNVIYPIPRDVPHVPDENPTGHYGRSVQVPADWAAELAAGARVLLRFQGVDSAAKVWIDGAEIGVTAGSRLTQEFDVTDALAAPGEHRLDVRVVQWSVNTYVEDQDMWWASGIFRSVDLLLRPTGGIHDLVTVADYDPATGRGSLRASAYAADGSPLAATLEVPGLDLSAATGQDATDVGEVRPWSAEDPQLYDVTVRTDSETVTLRVGFRRVEVDGEIFRINGERIVFRGVNRHEADPVVGRAQQLANQDLDVALMKQHNLNAVRTSHYPPHQRFLEVCDEAGLYVICEGDFETHGFHADSTGGEDGTGAAEGPAQNLLFEESLVERSDRFVRRDRNHASIVMWSIGNEAASGPVTEAMVAAVRATDATRPVIYEQDYAAEYVDVFSLMYSTVEETEQIGRRELSPEYQDKLTAMLRSFALDVPEGHFADPPALTKPFVWIEYAHAMGNGAGSLEEYMELTEQYPALHGGFIWEWIDHGLETTDAEGNRIYGYGGDFGERLHDSNFVADGLVLPDRTPSPALLDAKHHYSPVGLEVSPTSVRITNRYAFSDLTGLRGEVSGDAQESWQELELPALAPGEVAEVALPMHDGPTTTVRLRTREAQGPVPAGHLVVAADHVDAERLRSATAPSAGAALVPQRLEDGSWTLGPARLDDLGRLVGLGELDLEQAGVDLYRAPVDNERARTRNPLEARWKRIGLDVARRRLVEIGADGDALVVRTRIGLDGSALGADVTERFRGDAAGVEVQVTVTPSAFWPEDLPLPRIGWTLALPSRPDQVEYAGYGPHESYPDTGGGTTFATWRSSLADLQVPYVFPQENGNRAGMVRAQLTGGSGPSLGLRAPAGLGLAVRPWSTAELDARAHDGALRPDGRTWVTLSAALHGVGSAACGPLPLPQYVLPAREETFSFRLEAATL